In Hyphomicrobiales bacterium, the sequence ATAGGGATCGAGTTTGCTCGGCCGGTCGGGAACATGAAACCGGGGCTCGACGCTATCCGCACGCAGATACTTGCGAACCGTATTCCGCGAGAGCCCCGTGCGCCGGGAAATCTCCCGGATCGAAAGATGATTCCGCCCATGCCAGCGGCGGATGACACTCAATAACTCCATGTCGATCACTCCGAGGTCCCCCGCATAGCCCGCGTGAGACGTGGTCAAAACATGGGTCAATTCTCGATGGAAAAATCCCCGCCTAACGGGTCAATTCTCGACGGAAATCAACACATTGATGCCAACCCTCATGTCGCCCTCTACCCCTTGCCG encodes:
- a CDS encoding hypothetical protein (Evidence 5 : Unknown function), with protein sequence MRRGQNMGQFSMEKSPPNGSILDGNQHIDANPHVALYPLPSLHFDMSLDIEMTGESIMSTVIEMTRW